Below is a window of Coregonus clupeaformis isolate EN_2021a chromosome 15, ASM2061545v1, whole genome shotgun sequence DNA.
agTGTATGTTCTATGATATATATCTATGACTGTAGAAATGGCCACACAAGATGACAGACAGCTGAGAGAAGTATATATTTGaacaatacagaaatatatataaGTATGAGAGAAAATATaagggtaagagcgtctgctaaatgactaaaatgtaaaatgtaaaatataaaaaaacataaGTATTCAATGCAAAACTATAGGTGATAATAAACTATACTTTAAACTGTTACACAGGTTAAACTGTCAGGTTATTGAAGTGTTACACTTAAGGCGACAACCTCCCTGCTCATTTTGTTCTTTATATACAAGTTCACAGACCGGTGACACAAAAAGAACAAAcctaaaaaaattattcaagtatTCCTATTGAAAAGGGTCTCTATATGAAATGGAAAGGTAGAAGAGTAGAGTGGAAATAGGCACAGAGACATACAGGATCAATAACCTCAACGAACCCTACAGATACATACTACACAGGGACAGAATTACAAGATCACAGCTAACGTTCACAGTTACAGAGGCCTGTAAACAAACCTCTGCCCACCAGGGGCCTACTGGGACCAGAATCGGCCTGgccatttctaacacattattcTAACACATTATCAGCCAAATAATGATAATTCTGTATGTGTAAAACCCCAAATGTTCTGCTGTACACAGAGACATCGAGTCAACAGATCACTTCAACACTCCACTGACTGAGCATGATCACATACACAAGTCCAGCgcttacatactgtactgtacatctaTATATAGTTTGCTACATTAGCTAACTTCTCACACCTAATACTGTAGTACACCTGTAGTAATAACACAGTAATACTGTAGTACACATGTAGTAATAACATAGTAAAACTATAGTAATACTATAGTACACCTGTACACctgtcccgagtggcgcagtggtctaaggcactgcatcgcagtgctagctgtgccactagagatcctggttcgaatccaggctctgctgtagccggccgcaaccgggagaccaatggggcggcgcacaattggcacagcgtcgtccagggtaggggagggaatggccaacAGGGAGgtagcgtttgcaacgccagggttgtgggttcgattcccatggggggccagtatgaaaaaaaaaaaaagaataatgtatgcactaactgtaagtcgctctggataagagcgtctgctaaatgacgtaaatgtaaatgtaaatgtagtaataACATAGTAATACTATAGTAATACTATAGAACACCTGTAGTAATAACATAGTAATACTATATGAATACTGTAGTACACCTGTAGCAATAACATAGTAATACTATAGTAATATCATATTAATACTGTAGTAATACTATAGTACACCTGTAGTAATAACATAGTAATACTATAGTAATTCTGTAGTACACCTGTAGTAATAACATAGTAATACTGTAGGTGCAACCCTAACATCCTGACACTGTTtagagatcaaatcaaatgttatgagTGGAGACCACACATAAAGTATGTGCCACACACATAGAGGCTACTTGAGGTATTCATAATCAACTAACAGGAATATTTTCAGAGTTGGAGTAAATATTAGCATTGGATAATCAATCATTCTGACGTGTCATCAATTCCATACACAAGCCTTCTTGACTTTGTCTGCATGCATTGTTGAGGTCCATATAAATTCTGTCAATTGGCATTAATTAATTGGCATTCCTATTTTAAATATTGAAAACTACTAATTGAAAATAATTGGCACTTGCTGAATGAACTAAACTGAAATGGGATTGAGCTCAACCCAGCTTGCCATTATGCAGAAGAAATCCCCAAGGTTCAGCTGGTACAGAAGCCTAGCTcataaaataacaaaaaacacagtaggcagtaggtagctacagatgtaggatcttacttTGATCTGTATTGTCAccgcaaaataatcctgcagcaacaggatttgaacgtttagtccataatgttgcttgatttcTGGTTATGAAAAGATGAAAAAGAAAACAGACAACTATTGTCACACGACCACCCAGCAGGAAAAAATTGGCACATGACGTTTCTGGTTGTAAACTGGTTTTCTGGTTGTAAAGATGTGATAAAACCAGATTCCAACCAATTGGTCTCTGTTTCAACCAGATAAATATGTATTTTTCATGACGAGATCAAGACATCATCGTGTTAGCCTGTTAGCTCTAgggagaggttggagaggttggGGAGTGTAGAGCCTTGCGGCTGTCCCGGAGGATGCCGTCTAGGCCGTTGAGCTGCCGTAGGAAGCCCCGGTTGGGGATAACGCCGCGGTGGTCCTTCACCGCCTTGATGGCCTCCACCAGGGTCAGGTTCTGACGGATCATAAGGTAGGCCAGGACCAGCGTTGCCGAACGACTCACACCCACCGCACAGTGTACCAGCACCTTACctagaggggagggaaggagagagagagagagagagagagagagagagagagagagagagagagagagagagagagagagagagagagagagagagagagagagagagagagagagagagagagagagagagagagagagagagagagagagagagagagagagagagagagagagagagagagagagagagagagagagagagagagagagagagagagagagagagagagagagagagagagagagagagagagagagagagagagagagagagagagagagagagagagagagagagagagagagagagagagagagagagagagagagagagagagagagagagagagagagagagatgaggaccTGTTGACCTCCAGGGTAATAgtcatccacaggtacacatacAGGAACATCTGAACAGATCAACAGGTGTGGGATTAATATTTGTAGATGGTGTGCACCTGAGTACCTGTttaggtgtgtgtttgtgcagacgtgtatgtgtgtgtgtgtgtttgtgtgtgtgcctgcgtgaaCTACTGTTTGCGAGGAGGGCCAGTCTTGAAATGTTGCAGGTGAATCGATTGTCCTGACTCAAGCCTGGGTtttgctgagtgtgtgtgtgagagaggaacACAAATGTACTCACCACCGCTGCTGAGGGCTCTGTGTATGAACTCTGCAGCGGGGTAGAAGTTGACACTCATGTCGAAGGAGGGCGAGTCGTGGGCCTCGATGCCATGGTAGGTGATATCCATGCCAGCGTAGGACTCCGCCCCGCCGCGCCACTTACTCTGGGCACAGTTCAGGATGTGGGTGATGCCAAGCCGTGCCAGCTCACGCCGGTCTGATGCAATGTCTCTGCAGTAcagttgggttggggaggggaATCACTCAATTGATCAATTAATCAAGCAACCAATCGCAAAATTAGCTGAAATGAAGCAGTAGGCCTAGCATACTATACTATCTCTTATGTtagaaaaaaaaatgtgtataacATATTAGACTTTGGAAAAAGCACAAGGTTTTGCAGCCTAGGTTACTCACTGGTCCCCGATGTAGAGCCTAGGCCAGACCTCGTCGGCATGGTTACACGCTGTTTTCCCGGTGTAGAGGAGCCGTTCCAGCTCAGACACTGTCAGCACCGGGGTCCCGCGCTCCGAATCTTTCCTGTTGGGAGATCTCGAGCTGCTCCGGGACCGGGAGAACCGGGACATGAACGCCATCTGGAGTGTGTGCTTCTGGTAGAAAAAGAGCACATTTTTGTTGGTTGCGTTCCAGACCGTCAATATCACAGCAGCATGCGCGTATGATAAGATTGGTTTATCAGCTCTTAAAATGTTAAATTCTTCTCATGGCATTATGAGATCTGTTTATCTGCACAACGTTACTTTGTTAACAACTTTGTTAACAATACTTTTTTACTCGATATGTAAACGTAGCCCACTCATGTAGCCTATGAGTGAATATATTTCGTTAATAAGAAAACATATGTTTTGTTGCGTGCAAATGCTAGTGTAATTGCCGTCAGATAACACACAATTGACTAGCAGAGCATAAACATAGCTATATGAACATATCCACATTTTAAAGGTGGGCTACATTTCTCTGCAATAATACGAGAGTGAATAATCAACATTAAAGCGCGTCTATTTCTCTGATTCGCTTGAATTTATTTGATGTCTGTTTATTCTCGAGCTTATGCTTGATGCTACACAGTATCAAATAGCGTTATCTACACAATGCCATACATATTCTAACAACAATACACACCGGAGGAAAACAAATCACACAATAAGAATCATTCACCTTCTTCCTTCTcgtttctctttctatctctcgagcgtctcccctcctctcctcctctcctcacgcGACTACAGGGCGCCCATACTATCCGCCATGTTCCTCGCCTTTTAAACATGATACAGCAACAGTAGGATGTAAAAATCATCAATAAACCCCGACAATATTTGACAATAAACAGGTCCACAACAACATATTATTTACCAGGCAAATTTCAGATAACACATATTTTTCCTCAATAATGTAGCATACCTATGTTATTACTTTATTATGTTTACGAAACATTGTTTTGATAGCAACTAATTAGATTATTAGATTATATTTCAGAAATGAGCTTTTCACTAATGATACTGACCAATAAAACATTTAGTCTAATAATATTAAATAAAGGCTGCTATAGATGATGAAGGATACAATGGTTTAGACCAAAACACAACAACACCgaaggtagcctagaggttaagaaGTTGGGCCAGTACCTGAAAGGTAGCTGTTTCGAATCCCGAGCTAACTAGGTCAAATTTGTCGATGTgccgttgagcaaggcacttaacccaactCGCTCCTGTAAGATGacactaagctacaggactgttttgctagcacagactggaatatgttctgggattcttctgatggcattgagtagtaccacatcagtcactgccttcatcaataagtgcatcgatgaagtcatccccacagtgaccatatgtacataccccaaccagaagccatggattacaggcaacatccgcactgagctaaagggtagagctgccattttcaaggagcgagactctggacgcttataagaaatcccgctatgccctccgatgaaccatcaaacaggcaaagcgtcaatacaggactaagattgaatcgtactacaccggctccgacgctcgttggatgtggcagggcctgcaaactattacagactacaaagggaagcacagccgcaagctgcccagtgacacaagcctaccagacgagctaaaatacttatatgctcgcttcgaggcaagcaacactgaagcatgcatgagagcatcagctgttccggatgactatgtgatcacgctctccgtagccgatgtgagtaagacctttaaacaggtcaacattcacaaggccgcagcgccagacggattaccaggacgtgaactccgagcatgcgctgaccaactggcaagtgtcttcactgtcatattcaacctgtccctgactgagtctgtaataccaacatgtttcaagcagaccaccatagtccctgtgcccaagaacactaaggtaacctgcctaaatgactacagacctgtAGAACTcccatctgtagccatgaagtgctttgaaaggctggtcatggctcacatcaacaccattatcccagaaaccctagacccactccaatttgcataccgccccaacagatccacagatgatgcaatctctatcgcactccacactgccctttcccacctgaacaaaaggaacacctacgtgagaatgctattc
It encodes the following:
- the LOC121583207 gene encoding dual specificity protein phosphatase 26, translated to MAFMSRFSRSRSSSRSPNRKDSERGTPVLTVSELERLLYTGKTACNHADEVWPRLYIGDQDIASDRRELARLGITHILNCAQSKWRGGAESYAGMDITYHGIEAHDSPSFDMSVNFYPAAEFIHRALSSGGKVLVHCAVGVSRSATLVLAYLMIRQNLTLVEAIKAVKDHRGVIPNRGFLRQLNGLDGILRDSRKALHSPTSPTSP